From the Candidatus Methanoplasma cognatum genome, one window contains:
- a CDS encoding nucleotidyltransferase family protein, which produces MITEFEQISSLFNEISSFIKEDVDVYLIGGGALMYHKSKNLTKDIDLVVNSEKEFDSLLRSLENAGFTSMLPDHNTYSRLAISQIFIRGEFRIDLFCRTVCGGFSLSGGMMERASMAGRFGTIILRVCSPEDILLFKCMTERIGDIEDCVRINYEHLVNWDIVLKEAQEQSKTGQGVWITWITVRLEELEGKGILVPILKEMCNLSDEYIEKWEQDLRSRNPEKF; this is translated from the coding sequence ATGATAACTGAGTTCGAACAGATAAGCTCGCTGTTCAACGAGATATCATCATTCATCAAAGAGGATGTGGACGTTTACCTCATAGGCGGCGGGGCTTTGATGTATCACAAAAGCAAGAACCTCACAAAAGATATCGATCTCGTCGTGAACTCGGAAAAGGAATTCGATTCTCTTCTGCGGTCATTGGAGAATGCGGGATTCACGTCGATGCTGCCGGACCACAACACCTATTCAAGATTGGCGATATCCCAGATATTCATAAGAGGCGAATTCAGGATAGATCTTTTCTGCAGAACAGTATGCGGCGGATTCTCACTTTCCGGAGGCATGATGGAAAGGGCGAGCATGGCGGGACGGTTCGGAACGATCATACTGCGCGTGTGTTCGCCTGAGGACATACTTCTGTTCAAATGCATGACCGAAAGAATTGGGGATATAGAGGACTGTGTGCGCATAAACTATGAGCATTTGGTAAATTGGGATATCGTACTGAAGGAGGCTCAGGAACAATCAAAGACCGGGCAGGGCGTATGGATAACATGGATCACCGTCAGACTCGAAGAACTTGAAGGCAAGGGGATACTAGTACCCATTTTGAAGGAGATGTGCAACCTCTCCGATGAGTATATTGAAAAATGGGAGCAGGACCTGCGGTCAAGGAACCCTGAGAAGTTCTGA
- a CDS encoding helix-turn-helix domain-containing protein has translation MLSKGELRALSEIGNGAVDVPTLSRVLDLSLSQTYKVVGTLFEKEIAFLEQGTLFIERKTHVAILIDILNDSPDSYIALSDSGMEIIRTLIEPRTVSEISIMTGLHQTTITRKIGLMRRMGMVRKEGSTYSVNEELWPKIMEFARSYGAYARLTDPRMPLGSEVYHSSGGLLVFSNDRVLNNTRTAFSKYGDFGMNIHPGTNYYCSSDTEPDIRNVFLHSLYVVEKDKNWRSKMLALIFYVMHKHELKDVPHPIVDDMRTVLSGGGVEGWAPLEEMNERAKMYGADLYDN, from the coding sequence ATGTTGTCTAAAGGAGAGTTGCGTGCGCTTTCGGAGATCGGTAACGGGGCCGTTGATGTTCCTACCCTTTCGAGGGTTTTGGATCTCAGCTTGTCTCAGACATATAAGGTCGTGGGAACCCTTTTTGAAAAAGAGATCGCCTTTCTTGAACAAGGCACCCTTTTCATAGAAAGAAAGACGCACGTCGCGATCCTCATCGATATACTCAACGACTCCCCTGACTCGTACATAGCTCTTTCAGACAGCGGGATGGAGATAATCAGAACGCTCATCGAACCGCGCACGGTTTCGGAAATATCCATCATGACCGGACTGCACCAGACCACCATAACAAGGAAGATCGGCCTGATGAGAAGAATGGGAATGGTAAGGAAAGAGGGTTCGACATACTCAGTGAACGAAGAACTGTGGCCCAAGATCATGGAATTCGCACGTTCATATGGCGCATATGCAAGACTCACCGATCCAAGAATGCCGCTCGGATCCGAAGTATATCATTCGTCGGGCGGTCTCTTGGTGTTCTCAAACGACAGAGTGCTGAACAACACAAGGACTGCGTTCTCGAAGTATGGGGATTTCGGGATGAACATCCATCCGGGAACAAACTATTACTGCAGTTCTGACACTGAGCCGGATATAAGAAATGTCTTTCTCCATTCCCTATATGTGGTTGAGAAGGACAAAAACTGGAGGAGTAAGATGCTTGCTTTGATATTCTATGTTATGCACAAACATGAATTGAAAGATGTTCCGCACCCCATCGTAGACGATATGCGGACGGTTCTGAGCGGCGGGGGCGTTGAGGGATGGGCTCCGCTTGAGGAGATGAACGAACGCGCAAAGATGTACGGAGCGGACCTGTATGATAACTGA